The following nucleotide sequence is from Desulfuromonadaceae bacterium.
TAGATTTTGTTCAGCCAGTAGTTGCTGGTAATATTGGCCGCGATGTGATTATTCAGCCCCTGCAGCGAGTACCCCATATTGGCATTTTCATTGACCCGCCAGTCCTCCTGGGAGAGGTAGGAATCGACCGCCTCGATCGACTCCTTGATAAATTCTTCGGTACTCCGCAACGCCTCATGCTGCTTGCGGTAAAGGATATAGCCCTTGGCGACCTTGGCGTGGCCGTTTTCGATGAGAATCTTTTCCAGCAGATCCTGCACATTTTCGACCGTCGGCACGCGATCGCCCTTGTAGAGAACATCGAGAATGCCGCACACCTGGCCGCAGATTATCTCGACTTTCGCCATATCGGCACCACCAACGGCACGTACAGCTTTTTTAAGTGCGGCGGAAATCTTCTCGCGCTCGAACGGCACCAGGCGACCATCTCTTTTGCGAATAAATTCAATCATCAACATCCTCCACGACAGACACGTAAACCAGCCAGAAATCTATCATAGAGGAATCTGGAGTCAAGTTAAAAAACACAATATATAGTGCAACTATTCACACAAGTGGTACCACATCTTGTTTTTACTGTGGGAAACCGGTGGACAAGTGCGTGACGGACTGTGGATATCTTGACCGCTTGCAGAGCCTGTGTTAAAGATTACGCTGACTTACAAAGACAAGGAGTCTACCGATGAGTGATCTGGCCCGCTTCGGGATATCGATCGACGAACAACTGCTTCAGCGTTTTGACGCACTGATCAGCAACAAGGGCTACGACAATCGTTCCGAGGCGATCCGTGATCTGATTCGTGCCACGCTGGTTGAAGAGCAATGGGCACGGGACGACCAGGAAACGGTCGGCACCGTTACCCTGGTCTACGCTCATCACACTCGCGACCTCGCTGACAAACTCACTGAACACCAGCACTCTCACCACGATGCCATCATCTCGGTGCTGCACGTCCACCTCGATGCGCACCATTGTCTCGAAGTCGTGGTGGTCAAAAGTACCGCGAAGATGGTCAGAAAAATCGCCGACGAACTGATCGGTGCCAAAGGGGTCAAGCACGGCAAGCTGGTCACCTCGACCACCGGCAAGGATCTGGGCTGACCGCCCCCCACCCGCTCAAGAATCACGGATCTATTGGATGACCAACCGCTGGCGACCATACCGCGACCGTGACGCCCTCAAAATACTGATCGGCGGGATGCTCGGACTGGTCGTGGCGATGGGGATCGGGCGCTTTGTCTTTACCCCGATTCTGCCCCTGATGCAACGCGACCTGGCGATGAGCAATACCGTGGCCGGCTGGCTGGCGGGGCTCAACTATCTCGGCTATCTCGTTGGCGCCGTCGCCTGCACTGTCGCCCCGCAGCTGCTGCGCTCGCGCCTGATCACTGGCGGGGCACTGCTGACCAGCATTGCCACCACCTTCTGGATGGGGTACACGCTGACGGTTTTCTGGTGGGGAACATTGCGCCTGTTTGGCGGTCTCGCCAGCGCCATCCTGTTTATCGTCATCAGCGTCGAAGTCAGCGAAGCCCTTACCCGGCGCAATTACGGCCACTGGGTCGGCAGTCTCTATGGCGGCGTCGGACTCGGCATTGTCCTGTGCGGACTGATGGTTCCGCAACTGGATCAGTTAGGCGGCTGGGATGCCACCTGGGTCGGCAGCGGCATCATCGCCGCGCTGCTATCAGCACTCGGCATCATGCTCGGCCGCAGACGCGAACTGATCGAGCCAATTCATGTCTCCAGACCTGCGGCGAGCGGCACCTTGCGCGGGCTCACCCTGCTGGCCGCCGCCTACTTTTGCGAAGGGCTGGGCTACGTCGTCACCGCGACCTTCATTGTCGCCATCATTACCCACACGCCGGGGCTCGAAAGTTTTGCGCCCTACAGCTGGGTCGCGGTCGGCTGCGCCGCGATTCCGTCGACCATCCTCTGGCCCTGCCTTGCCCGGCACGTCGGCAATCGCCCGGCGCTGCTCACGGCCTACAGCGTCCAGGCCGCAGGCATCCTGGTCAGCATCGGCGCCACCTCGGTTGTCGCCGTCATCTTCAGCGCCCTGACCTTCGGCGGCACCTTTATGGGGATCGTGGCGATGACGCTGGGGGAAGGGAACCGCCGGATGGGAGCGGGCGGGCGGCGGGCAGCGGCATTACTGACCG
It contains:
- a CDS encoding YbfB/YjiJ family MFS transporter, whose amino-acid sequence is MTNRWRPYRDRDALKILIGGMLGLVVAMGIGRFVFTPILPLMQRDLAMSNTVAGWLAGLNYLGYLVGAVACTVAPQLLRSRLITGGALLTSIATTFWMGYTLTVFWWGTLRLFGGLASAILFIVISVEVSEALTRRNYGHWVGSLYGGVGLGIVLCGLMVPQLDQLGGWDATWVGSGIIAALLSALGIMLGRRRELIEPIHVSRPAASGTLRGLTLLAAAYFCEGLGYVVTATFIVAIITHTPGLESFAPYSWVAVGCAAIPSTILWPCLARHVGNRPALLTAYSVQAAGILVSIGATSVVAVIFSALTFGGTFMGIVAMTLGEGNRRMGAGGRRAAALLTAAFSVGQMLGPILAGVLADRQAGFTLPLLLAAGCVSGGALLVALDRGYRH
- the nikR gene encoding nickel-responsive transcriptional regulator NikR, coding for MSDLARFGISIDEQLLQRFDALISNKGYDNRSEAIRDLIRATLVEEQWARDDQETVGTVTLVYAHHTRDLADKLTEHQHSHHDAIISVLHVHLDAHHCLEVVVVKSTAKMVRKIADELIGAKGVKHGKLVTSTTGKDLG